The Ovis canadensis isolate MfBH-ARS-UI-01 breed Bighorn chromosome 18, ARS-UI_OviCan_v2, whole genome shotgun sequence genome has a segment encoding these proteins:
- the ASPG gene encoding 60 kDa lysophospholipase isoform X9 — protein MRDQEVLGPMVPHNHSPGQLPPEALAAPTEAVAGGCPCRAGLHARGPSDSLEGPSPCLPSASCPPLTSRLPARAMPRACCWCACLAFPLDERRSHYARYDGFVVIHGTDTMAFAASVLSFVLENLQKTVILTGAQVPIHALWNDGRENLLGALLLAGQYVIPEVCLFFQNQLFRGNRVTKVDARRFAAFCSPNLPPLAAVGADVSINRELVCRVRGQGRLVVHSSMERNVGLLRLYPGIPASLVRAFLQPPMKGVVIETFGSGNGPTKPDLLQELRAAAERGLVIVNCTLCLQGAVTSDYGAGVALSGAGTVPGFDMTSEAALAKLSYVLGLPGLSLDGRKELLARDLRGEMTPPAADEPRPSLQGSVLGRGIAQLLSLRQEADEMWDALVPSLACAAAYTGDLEALQVLVELGSDRSLEDFSGQTPLHAAAQAGQAGAVTMLLQRGLDVNARDKGGLSPLLLAVGGRHRGVIGLLRAAGACLSAQELEDSGTELCRLASRGDCEGLRAWGQAGADLRQPGYDGHSALHVAEAAGNLEVVALLQNLRGGAGDQALGPEVLPAV, from the exons ATGAGAGACCAAGAGGTCCTGGGCCCCATGGTTCCCCACAACCACAGCCCAGGCCAACTGCCCCCTGAGGCCTTGGCTGCTCCCACGGAGGCGGTGGCTGGGGGCTGTCCCTGCAGAGCTGGCCTGCATGCCAGGGGGCCTTCTGACTCCCTGGAGGGGCCGTCCCCGTGCCTGCCGTCCGCATCCTGCCCACCTCTGACATCTCGTCTTCCAGCGCGGGCTATGCCTCGCGCCTGTTGCTGGTGTGCATGCCTGGCCTTCCCACTGGACGAGAGGCGG AGCCACTATGCGCGGTACGACGGCTTTGTGGTCATCCATGGCACCGACACCATGGCCTTCGCCGCCTCCGTGCTCTCCTTTGTGCTGGAGAACCTGCAGAAAACCGTCATCCTCACCGGGGCCCAG GTGCCCATCCACGCCCTGTGGAATGACGGCCGGGAGAACCTGCTGGGCGCTCTGCTGCTGGCCGGCCAGTACGTGATCCCCGAG GTCTGCCTGTTCTTCCAGAATCAGCTGTTTCGGGGCAACCGGGTGACCAAGGTGGACGCGCGCAGGTTCGCAGCCTTCTGCTCCCCCAACCTGCCGCCTCTGGCCGCCGTGGGCGCTGACGTCTCGA TCAACCGGGAGCTGGTGTGCAGAGTCCGCGGGCAGGGCCGGCTGGTGGTGCACAGCAGCATGGAGCGGAACGTGGGCCTGTTGCGCCTCTACCCTGGGATCCCCGCCTCCCTG gTCCGGGCCTTCCTGCAGCCCCCCATGAAGGGTGTGGTCATAGAGACCTTCGGCTCCGGGAACGGGCCCACCAAGCCCGACCTGCTTCAGGAGCTGCGGGCGGCGGCTGAGCGTGGCCTGGTCATCGTCAACTGCACCCTCTGCCTCCAGGGTGCCGTCACCTCCGATTACGGAGCCGGCGTG gcCTTGAGTGGTGCCGGCACCGTGCCGGGCTTCGACATGACGTCCGAGGCGGCGCTGGCCAAGCTGTCCTACGTGCTGGGCCTGCCGGGGCTGAGCCTGGACGGCAGGAAGGAG CTGCTGGCCAGGGACCTGCGTGGGGAGATGACACCACCTGCTGCGGACGAGCCCCGGCCCTCTCTGCAGGGCAGTGTGCTGGGGCGCGGGATCGCCCAGCTCCTCAGTCTGAGACAG GAGGCTGATGAGATGTGGGACGCCCTGGTGCCCAGCCTGGCCTGTGCCGCGGCCTACACGGGTGACCTGGAGGCCCTGCAGGTGCTGGTAGAGCTG GGCAGTGACCGGAGCCTGGAGGACTTCAGTGGCCAAACCCCACTGCACGCAGCCGCCCAGGCTGGCCAGGCCGGGGCCGTCACCATGCTGCTACAGAGAGGGCTGGACGTGAACGCCCGGGACAAGGGCGGCCTCAGCCCCCTGCTGCTGGCCGTGGGGGGCAG GCATCGGGGTGTCATTGGGCTGCTGCGGGCAGCTGGGGCCTGCCTGTCTGCCCAGGAGCTGGAGGACTCAGGGACGGAGCTGTGCCG gctGGCATCCAGGGGGGACTGCGAGGGCCTGCGGGCATGGGGGCAGGCGGGGGCCGATCTGAGGCAGCCCGGGTATGATGGGCACAGCGCGCTGCACGTC GCAGAGGCAGCTGGGAACCTGGAAGTGGTGGCCCTCCTGCAGAACCTTCGGGGCGGGGCTGGTGACCAGGCCCTGGGCCCA GAAGTGCTGCCTGCTGTCTAA
- the ASPG gene encoding 60 kDa lysophospholipase isoform X10 codes for MARAAGPERWLLAVYTGGTIGMRSERGVLVPGKGLAAVLRMLPMFHDEEHARALGLPEDTLVLPPASPDQRVFYTVLECQPLFDSSDMTITEWVQIAQIIEVPIHALWNDGRENLLGALLLAGQYVIPEVCLFFQNQLFRGNRVTKVDARRFAAFCSPNLPPLAAVGADVSINRELVCRVRGQGRLVVHSSMERNVGLLRLYPGIPASLVRAFLQPPMKGVVIETFGSGNGPTKPDLLQELRAAAERGLVIVNCTLCLQGAVTSDYGAGVALSGAGTVPGFDMTSEAALAKLSYVLGLPGLSLDGRKELLARDLRGEMTPPAADEPRPSLQGSVLGRGIAQLLSLRQEADEMWDALVPSLACAAAYTGDLEALQVLVELGSDRSLEDFSGQTPLHAAAQAGQAGAVTMLLQRGLDVNARDKGGLSPLLLAVGGRQRQLGTWKWWPSCRTFGAGLVTRPWAHTWASTPSPETSLFQEVLPAV; via the exons ATGGCGCGCGCGGCGGGGCCGGAGCGGTGGCTCCTGGCCGTCTACACCGGCGGCACCATCGGCATGCGGAGCGAGCGCGGCG TGCTCGTCCCCGGGAAGGGCCTGGCCGCAGTTCTGAGGATGCTGCCCATGTTCCACGACGAGGAGCACGCTCGGGCCCTCGGCCTCCCTGAGGACACCCTGGTGCTGCC GCCGGCCAGCCCCGACCAGAGGGTCTTCTACACAGTGCTGGAGTGCCAGCCCCTCTTTGACTCCAGTGACATGACCATCACCGAGTGGGTGCAGATTGCCCAGATCATCGAG GTGCCCATCCACGCCCTGTGGAATGACGGCCGGGAGAACCTGCTGGGCGCTCTGCTGCTGGCCGGCCAGTACGTGATCCCCGAG GTCTGCCTGTTCTTCCAGAATCAGCTGTTTCGGGGCAACCGGGTGACCAAGGTGGACGCGCGCAGGTTCGCAGCCTTCTGCTCCCCCAACCTGCCGCCTCTGGCCGCCGTGGGCGCTGACGTCTCGA TCAACCGGGAGCTGGTGTGCAGAGTCCGCGGGCAGGGCCGGCTGGTGGTGCACAGCAGCATGGAGCGGAACGTGGGCCTGTTGCGCCTCTACCCTGGGATCCCCGCCTCCCTG gTCCGGGCCTTCCTGCAGCCCCCCATGAAGGGTGTGGTCATAGAGACCTTCGGCTCCGGGAACGGGCCCACCAAGCCCGACCTGCTTCAGGAGCTGCGGGCGGCGGCTGAGCGTGGCCTGGTCATCGTCAACTGCACCCTCTGCCTCCAGGGTGCCGTCACCTCCGATTACGGAGCCGGCGTG gcCTTGAGTGGTGCCGGCACCGTGCCGGGCTTCGACATGACGTCCGAGGCGGCGCTGGCCAAGCTGTCCTACGTGCTGGGCCTGCCGGGGCTGAGCCTGGACGGCAGGAAGGAG CTGCTGGCCAGGGACCTGCGTGGGGAGATGACACCACCTGCTGCGGACGAGCCCCGGCCCTCTCTGCAGGGCAGTGTGCTGGGGCGCGGGATCGCCCAGCTCCTCAGTCTGAGACAG GAGGCTGATGAGATGTGGGACGCCCTGGTGCCCAGCCTGGCCTGTGCCGCGGCCTACACGGGTGACCTGGAGGCCCTGCAGGTGCTGGTAGAGCTG GGCAGTGACCGGAGCCTGGAGGACTTCAGTGGCCAAACCCCACTGCACGCAGCCGCCCAGGCTGGCCAGGCCGGGGCCGTCACCATGCTGCTACAGAGAGGGCTGGACGTGAACGCCCGGGACAAGGGCGGCCTCAGCCCCCTGCTGCTGGCCGTGGGGGGCAG GCAGAGGCAGCTGGGAACCTGGAAGTGGTGGCCCTCCTGCAGAACCTTCGGGGCGGGGCTGGTGACCAGGCCCTGGGCCCA TACCTGGGCCTCCACTCCTTCTCCAGAGACCTCCCTTTTCCAGGAAGTGCTGCCTGCTGTCTAA
- the ASPG gene encoding 60 kDa lysophospholipase isoform X4, which produces MARAAGPERWLLAVYTGGTIGMRSERGVLVPGKGLAAVLRMLPMFHDEEHARALGLPEDTLVLPPASPDQRVFYTVLECQPLFDSSDMTITEWVQIAQIIEVPIHALWNDGRENLLGALLLAGQYVIPEVCLFFQNQLFRGNRVTKVDARRFAAFCSPNLPPLAAVGADVSINRELVCRVRGQGRLVVHSSMERNVGLLRLYPGIPASLVRAFLQPPMKGVVIETFGSGNGPTKPDLLQELRAAAERGLVIVNCTLCLQGAVTSDYGAGVALSGAGTVPGFDMTSEAALAKLSYVLGLPGLSLDGRKELLARDLRGEMTPPAADEPRPSLQGSVLGRGIAQLLSLRQEADEMWDALVPSLACAAAYTGDLEALQVLVELGSDRSLEDFSGQTPLHAAAQAGQAGAVTMLLQRGLDVNARDKGGLSPLLLAVGGRHRGVIGLLRAAGACLSAQELEDSGTELCRLASRGDCEGLRAWGQAGADLRQPGYDGHSALHVAEAAGNLEVVALLQNLRGGAGDQALGPEVLPAV; this is translated from the exons ATGGCGCGCGCGGCGGGGCCGGAGCGGTGGCTCCTGGCCGTCTACACCGGCGGCACCATCGGCATGCGGAGCGAGCGCGGCG TGCTCGTCCCCGGGAAGGGCCTGGCCGCAGTTCTGAGGATGCTGCCCATGTTCCACGACGAGGAGCACGCTCGGGCCCTCGGCCTCCCTGAGGACACCCTGGTGCTGCC GCCGGCCAGCCCCGACCAGAGGGTCTTCTACACAGTGCTGGAGTGCCAGCCCCTCTTTGACTCCAGTGACATGACCATCACCGAGTGGGTGCAGATTGCCCAGATCATCGAG GTGCCCATCCACGCCCTGTGGAATGACGGCCGGGAGAACCTGCTGGGCGCTCTGCTGCTGGCCGGCCAGTACGTGATCCCCGAG GTCTGCCTGTTCTTCCAGAATCAGCTGTTTCGGGGCAACCGGGTGACCAAGGTGGACGCGCGCAGGTTCGCAGCCTTCTGCTCCCCCAACCTGCCGCCTCTGGCCGCCGTGGGCGCTGACGTCTCGA TCAACCGGGAGCTGGTGTGCAGAGTCCGCGGGCAGGGCCGGCTGGTGGTGCACAGCAGCATGGAGCGGAACGTGGGCCTGTTGCGCCTCTACCCTGGGATCCCCGCCTCCCTG gTCCGGGCCTTCCTGCAGCCCCCCATGAAGGGTGTGGTCATAGAGACCTTCGGCTCCGGGAACGGGCCCACCAAGCCCGACCTGCTTCAGGAGCTGCGGGCGGCGGCTGAGCGTGGCCTGGTCATCGTCAACTGCACCCTCTGCCTCCAGGGTGCCGTCACCTCCGATTACGGAGCCGGCGTG gcCTTGAGTGGTGCCGGCACCGTGCCGGGCTTCGACATGACGTCCGAGGCGGCGCTGGCCAAGCTGTCCTACGTGCTGGGCCTGCCGGGGCTGAGCCTGGACGGCAGGAAGGAG CTGCTGGCCAGGGACCTGCGTGGGGAGATGACACCACCTGCTGCGGACGAGCCCCGGCCCTCTCTGCAGGGCAGTGTGCTGGGGCGCGGGATCGCCCAGCTCCTCAGTCTGAGACAG GAGGCTGATGAGATGTGGGACGCCCTGGTGCCCAGCCTGGCCTGTGCCGCGGCCTACACGGGTGACCTGGAGGCCCTGCAGGTGCTGGTAGAGCTG GGCAGTGACCGGAGCCTGGAGGACTTCAGTGGCCAAACCCCACTGCACGCAGCCGCCCAGGCTGGCCAGGCCGGGGCCGTCACCATGCTGCTACAGAGAGGGCTGGACGTGAACGCCCGGGACAAGGGCGGCCTCAGCCCCCTGCTGCTGGCCGTGGGGGGCAG GCATCGGGGTGTCATTGGGCTGCTGCGGGCAGCTGGGGCCTGCCTGTCTGCCCAGGAGCTGGAGGACTCAGGGACGGAGCTGTGCCG gctGGCATCCAGGGGGGACTGCGAGGGCCTGCGGGCATGGGGGCAGGCGGGGGCCGATCTGAGGCAGCCCGGGTATGATGGGCACAGCGCGCTGCACGTC GCAGAGGCAGCTGGGAACCTGGAAGTGGTGGCCCTCCTGCAGAACCTTCGGGGCGGGGCTGGTGACCAGGCCCTGGGCCCA GAAGTGCTGCCTGCTGTCTAA
- the ASPG gene encoding 60 kDa lysophospholipase isoform X7: protein MRDQEVLGPMVPHNHSPGQLPPEALAAPTEAVAGGCPCRAGLHARGPSDSLEGPSPCLPSASCPPLTSRLPARAMPRACCWCACLAFPLDERRSHYARYDGFVVIHGTDTMAFAASVLSFVLENLQKTVILTGAQVPIHALWNDGRENLLGALLLAGQYVIPEVCLFFQNQLFRGNRVTKVDARRFAAFCSPNLPPLAAVGADVSINRELVCRVRGQGRLVVHSSMERNVGLLRLYPGIPASLVRAFLQPPMKGVVIETFGSGNGPTKPDLLQELRAAAERGLVIVNCTLCLQGAVTSDYGAGVALSGAGTVPGFDMTSEAALAKLSYVLGLPGLSLDGRKELLARDLRGEMTPPAADEPRPSLQGSVLGRGIAQLLSLRQEADEMWDALVPSLACAAAYTGDLEALQVLVELGSDRSLEDFSGQTPLHAAAQAGQAGAVTMLLQRGLDVNARDKGGLSPLLLAVGGRHRGVIGLLRAAGACLSAQELEDSGTELCRLASRGDCEGLRAWGQAGADLRQPGYDGHSALHVAEAAGNLEVVALLQNLRGGAGDQALGPYLGLHSFSRDLPFPGSAACCLT, encoded by the exons ATGAGAGACCAAGAGGTCCTGGGCCCCATGGTTCCCCACAACCACAGCCCAGGCCAACTGCCCCCTGAGGCCTTGGCTGCTCCCACGGAGGCGGTGGCTGGGGGCTGTCCCTGCAGAGCTGGCCTGCATGCCAGGGGGCCTTCTGACTCCCTGGAGGGGCCGTCCCCGTGCCTGCCGTCCGCATCCTGCCCACCTCTGACATCTCGTCTTCCAGCGCGGGCTATGCCTCGCGCCTGTTGCTGGTGTGCATGCCTGGCCTTCCCACTGGACGAGAGGCGG AGCCACTATGCGCGGTACGACGGCTTTGTGGTCATCCATGGCACCGACACCATGGCCTTCGCCGCCTCCGTGCTCTCCTTTGTGCTGGAGAACCTGCAGAAAACCGTCATCCTCACCGGGGCCCAG GTGCCCATCCACGCCCTGTGGAATGACGGCCGGGAGAACCTGCTGGGCGCTCTGCTGCTGGCCGGCCAGTACGTGATCCCCGAG GTCTGCCTGTTCTTCCAGAATCAGCTGTTTCGGGGCAACCGGGTGACCAAGGTGGACGCGCGCAGGTTCGCAGCCTTCTGCTCCCCCAACCTGCCGCCTCTGGCCGCCGTGGGCGCTGACGTCTCGA TCAACCGGGAGCTGGTGTGCAGAGTCCGCGGGCAGGGCCGGCTGGTGGTGCACAGCAGCATGGAGCGGAACGTGGGCCTGTTGCGCCTCTACCCTGGGATCCCCGCCTCCCTG gTCCGGGCCTTCCTGCAGCCCCCCATGAAGGGTGTGGTCATAGAGACCTTCGGCTCCGGGAACGGGCCCACCAAGCCCGACCTGCTTCAGGAGCTGCGGGCGGCGGCTGAGCGTGGCCTGGTCATCGTCAACTGCACCCTCTGCCTCCAGGGTGCCGTCACCTCCGATTACGGAGCCGGCGTG gcCTTGAGTGGTGCCGGCACCGTGCCGGGCTTCGACATGACGTCCGAGGCGGCGCTGGCCAAGCTGTCCTACGTGCTGGGCCTGCCGGGGCTGAGCCTGGACGGCAGGAAGGAG CTGCTGGCCAGGGACCTGCGTGGGGAGATGACACCACCTGCTGCGGACGAGCCCCGGCCCTCTCTGCAGGGCAGTGTGCTGGGGCGCGGGATCGCCCAGCTCCTCAGTCTGAGACAG GAGGCTGATGAGATGTGGGACGCCCTGGTGCCCAGCCTGGCCTGTGCCGCGGCCTACACGGGTGACCTGGAGGCCCTGCAGGTGCTGGTAGAGCTG GGCAGTGACCGGAGCCTGGAGGACTTCAGTGGCCAAACCCCACTGCACGCAGCCGCCCAGGCTGGCCAGGCCGGGGCCGTCACCATGCTGCTACAGAGAGGGCTGGACGTGAACGCCCGGGACAAGGGCGGCCTCAGCCCCCTGCTGCTGGCCGTGGGGGGCAG GCATCGGGGTGTCATTGGGCTGCTGCGGGCAGCTGGGGCCTGCCTGTCTGCCCAGGAGCTGGAGGACTCAGGGACGGAGCTGTGCCG gctGGCATCCAGGGGGGACTGCGAGGGCCTGCGGGCATGGGGGCAGGCGGGGGCCGATCTGAGGCAGCCCGGGTATGATGGGCACAGCGCGCTGCACGTC GCAGAGGCAGCTGGGAACCTGGAAGTGGTGGCCCTCCTGCAGAACCTTCGGGGCGGGGCTGGTGACCAGGCCCTGGGCCCA TACCTGGGCCTCCACTCCTTCTCCAGAGACCTCCCTTTTCCAGGAAGTGCTGCCTGCTGTCTAACCTGA